GCACCAAGCTGGGTCTGATGTGGAGCGGTCCGAACGTGTGTGTCGATTCCCGCTCGGACTTCAGCACGGACGGATTTACCGGCAGGTTCCGGCCCCATGCAGGGGTCGAGGTCATGACCCGCCCGTCTTACTGCACTGATCACGCCGACGGTGCCCAGCGGCTGTTCGACTTCCTCGGCGGCTTTCCCTCGTTGCTGCTTGTCCTTGGCATCCTGTTCCTGCTCAACCGCTTGATAGGGGGTGCGTCCCGTGAGGGCGTCTTCACCACCCGGACCGCCAAGCACCTACGGGTCGCGGGCTGGTGGCTGCTGCTCGGCTGCCTGGTCGCAGAGGTGGTAGAAGCCGGCGCGCATGCGGCGCTGCTG
This window of the Streptomyces niveus genome carries:
- a CDS encoding DUF2975 domain-containing protein; translated protein: MSAEVQSSKGPELPDQPPSHGDHAEARLLEPVATVVRGVYRLFLVGLVAGAVGPLVGTKLGLMWSGPNVCVDSRSDFSTDGFTGRFRPHAGVEVMTRPSYCTDHADGAQRLFDFLGGFPSLLLVLGILFLLNRLIGGASREGVFTTRTAKHLRVAGWWLLLGCLVAEVVEAGAHAALLATLAQDYPFTAESWLGTWQPPYALVFTALGILTFARVMRAGVAMREDLEGTV